The Poecilia reticulata strain Guanapo linkage group LG10, Guppy_female_1.0+MT, whole genome shotgun sequence sequence CATATTTGTCACCACCTCAAGGAGGGACAATGACACGTTGTGCCATGACACAACCAGTCAGGAAGCCTTCGAACAGTACGTTGACTACAGTTCTGTAGTCATGGTGCTGCTGTTTGGCGTCCCCTTCATAGTCATTTTGGTGTGTTACTGTCTAATGGCGCGGACCCTGTGTCAGCCCAGACAAGGATTATCTTCCAGCCAGCAGACCTCCAGGTCGCGTCAGAAGTCCATCAAGCTCATCATCGTGGTGTTGGTGGTGTTCGCAGTCAGCTTCGTCCCATTTCACATCACACGGACACTCTACTACACGTCCCGTGTGCTGAATCTCAACTGTGAGTTCCTCAACATCGTGAACTTCACCTACAAAATCACCAGGCCGCTGGCAAGCATCAACAGCTGCATTGATCCGATTCTGTACTTCCTGGCTGGAGATCACTACCGCTccaaaatgattttcattcttAAAGGGAGAAGAAACCTGAAATACAATCAAAGTATACCGAACAGCAGTTTGGGTCTGGTGGATAAGGGCTCGGCTCCCAAAGCCAGCGAAGAGGCTGAGAGATAGCGAAGAATACAAAGTAATAAATGTGTAATGTATTTCTACTTGTAGTGAAACCTTTCTCCTGAAAGACTGAACAATAACTATTGTCATAGATTTTACTTTCtataagtatgttttttttatttactgatttatgtgaaaatattttttaacacgTTCAAAGACTTTTTCAGTTCTTGCTGTAGTGACACGTCTATGCACAAACGTTATTTTTATCAAAGACATGGTTCCTTTTTCTGTGTACGATTTGCCACCACAGCGGTATTTAGATACAGAGACACAGATTTCAGGAACACTTTGGTTACACAACAAACAGATTCCTGACTTTATTTGGACTCGTCCTTAAGACTTGAAACTTGGCTTGAACTCAAGATCTGGTGTTCAAATCCCGCTCACATCTTTCTCCAAGTTGGCGAAATCTGAAAGTGTAGTTCATTTGTGTAAGTGAATAATATTGTCCCTTTGAGTGTTGTACTATATACACATGACTGGTTGTCATGGTAATGCTTTGCACAGTACTTGCCAGCAAAACGAGTTAATGGCAGCTTACaaattcatctgtttttgtttagcgAGAGAAAGAAAACCGTCAGTACTCGATGTCATGCACAAAATGCAGTTAGGCTCATAATTATTCATACTCACCTTCGATTTAGTTTTAGAGCAATCTTGGTTAGAGTGGGCCAGCCAAAGTCAGACAAAGATTTGGGCTGGTGCTTTGGCCAGAGGTGGGGGGTCATCACCAAAGACAAACAGTCAAAAACCAGAAGAAGCATGCAAAAAAGCTCAACTGAAATAGCAAGAAAGGTTTGATCGCAGTAACCCcaatagtttttctgtttcttttaagggagtgtgtaaattattattgttaaatgtttgcattttatattgaaatgtaaataaa is a genomic window containing:
- the LOC103471619 gene encoding P2Y purinoceptor 4, producing the protein MANMELVIRNSSSHNQSEVFTSVFNSSCRFNEEFKYILLPVSYGLVFVVGFVLNAMALWMFIKMRPWNPSTVYMFHLALSDFLYVLSLPTLIYYYANRSDWPFGVAACKIIRFLFYANLYCSILFLTCISVHRYLGICHPIQVLTKVKSRHAHLVCGSVWCVVTVCLVPNLIFVTTSRRDNDTLCHDTTSQEAFEQYVDYSSVVMVLLFGVPFIVILVCYCLMARTLCQPRQGLSSSQQTSRSRQKSIKLIIVVLVVFAVSFVPFHITRTLYYTSRVLNLNCEFLNIVNFTYKITRPLASINSCIDPILYFLAGDHYRSKMIFILKGRRNLKYNQSIPNSSLGLVDKGSAPKASEEAER